Proteins found in one Methylobacter sp. S3L5C genomic segment:
- a CDS encoding PilN domain-containing protein, producing the protein MLNLNSTINLNFKQLFRWWKRELGFLVPEKIRQFFNGQQGFIIASLDGRDLKLTYINNGQTTALELPERGARDLTFQNLCEKDERLAKAKVIIRLTDHNAIQKELSFPAAAKENINQVVAYELDRYTPFKAEQVYFAVKLLPGMNEPGQLKILLILTTREVLDGLYKDVKALGLSPLLADYQGCANNLDELDLAYNLLPEKLGQKTAQLPQLIHWALITLTCLLLMAVIVVPVWFEYQTVNELQVTADSLEKEAKKVKTLQSEIDAVIDETRQLIKEKNATPEVIVILNTLSSLIKDDTWLSYAQYSDGHLQIQGESPEASALIAVLEASELFVNARFASPVTQDKISKLERFQITVDVANPGDISRE; encoded by the coding sequence ATGCTGAACCTGAACTCAACAATTAATCTGAATTTTAAGCAGTTATTTCGCTGGTGGAAGCGAGAACTTGGCTTTTTAGTCCCTGAAAAAATAAGGCAGTTTTTTAACGGCCAACAAGGCTTCATCATCGCCTCTCTTGATGGCCGTGATTTAAAGCTGACCTATATAAATAACGGGCAAACTACAGCACTGGAGTTACCGGAAAGAGGTGCCAGAGATCTGACATTTCAAAATCTTTGTGAAAAAGATGAACGCTTGGCCAAGGCCAAGGTAATAATCAGGTTAACGGATCACAATGCAATCCAAAAAGAACTTAGTTTTCCGGCTGCAGCAAAAGAAAATATTAATCAAGTTGTTGCTTACGAGCTTGATCGCTATACGCCGTTTAAGGCAGAACAGGTTTATTTTGCTGTTAAACTGCTGCCTGGTATGAACGAGCCAGGACAACTCAAGATTCTGCTAATATTAACAACCAGAGAAGTTCTTGATGGCCTCTATAAGGATGTGAAAGCCCTGGGTTTATCGCCGCTACTTGCCGATTATCAGGGTTGTGCAAATAATCTTGATGAACTGGATCTCGCTTACAATCTTTTACCGGAGAAGCTGGGGCAAAAAACGGCACAGTTACCGCAATTGATTCACTGGGCTCTGATAACCTTGACCTGCTTGTTACTGATGGCTGTTATAGTGGTGCCGGTATGGTTTGAATATCAAACCGTTAATGAATTACAGGTAACAGCAGATTCCCTGGAAAAAGAAGCCAAAAAAGTTAAAACATTACAATCAGAAATTGATGCGGTAATAGACGAAACCCGTCAGTTAATTAAAGAAAAAAATGCGACGCCTGAAGTAATTGTTATATTAAATACATTAAGCTCACTGATTAAAGATGATACCTGGTTAAGCTATGCACAATACTCAGACGGACATTTGCAAATACAAGGAGAATCACCCGAGGCTTCAGCACTCATTGCCGTTCTTGAAGCATCTGAATTATTTGTTAATGCCCGATTTGCTTCGCCAGTGACTCAAGATAAAATCAGTAAACTTGAGCGGTTTCAGATTACTGTTGATGTTGCCAATCCAGGAGACATTAGCCGTGAGTAA
- a CDS encoding prepilin-type N-terminal cleavage/methylation domain-containing protein, producing MRINKVTTAGSFDHSHLRGFTLIEVLIAMTLLSIMMVLLFTSLKICADSWERGESKITDVNEMAVVYNFFQRDLSIAKPLWKDLPAEEEKSFSFQGSSQSLQFVSAFPASAGRSGLQMFSLNLSEENNEQVINVTIVPFIRIAEGAKLQKEEVTLLKHVSDFTLSYFSSANEISEGTWADEWLNKEALPRLVKINIKLDNGIYWPAMIIDLKVTGTTDNANLGTESTADINQPESFQ from the coding sequence ATGAGAATAAATAAGGTAACAACTGCCGGTTCTTTTGACCATTCACACCTGCGCGGATTTACCTTGATTGAAGTACTCATCGCCATGACGCTGTTAAGCATTATGATGGTGTTATTGTTCACCAGTTTAAAAATTTGTGCTGACAGCTGGGAGAGAGGTGAAAGCAAAATAACCGATGTTAATGAAATGGCCGTTGTTTATAATTTTTTTCAACGCGATTTGTCGATAGCAAAGCCGTTATGGAAGGATCTGCCCGCTGAAGAAGAGAAATCTTTTTCTTTTCAAGGCAGTAGTCAATCCTTGCAATTTGTATCGGCTTTCCCTGCCAGTGCAGGTAGATCCGGTTTGCAGATGTTTTCCTTAAACCTGTCGGAAGAAAATAATGAGCAGGTGATCAACGTGACAATCGTTCCGTTTATCAGGATCGCTGAGGGCGCAAAATTACAAAAGGAAGAGGTTACGCTATTAAAGCACGTCAGTGATTTTACGCTGTCTTATTTTAGTTCAGCGAATGAGATCAGTGAAGGTACCTGGGCGGATGAATGGCTGAACAAAGAAGCACTGCCTCGTCTGGTTAAAATCAACATCAAACTGGACAATGGCATATACTGGCCGGCGATGATTATTGATCTTAAGGTCACCGGAACAACTGACAACGCAAACCTTGGCACAGAAAGTACAGCAGATATAAATCAACCCGAGTCTTTTCAATGA
- a CDS encoding general secretion pathway protein GspK yields the protein MTPQKGMALVLVLWILSLLTIMAGSFALSMRRESAIVAGIKNNAQASAVAESGIAMAEMMLLNTDPVKGWRADGSIYEISTADATIRVRLSSEAGKIDINKVDEKLLNNLMINAPIDEEQQTKMVSAILDWRDEDDLVHIDGAEKQEYKDAGLNYQPGNKPFQSIEELQLVLGMNKSLFLWLEPLITIYSGQPQVNLQVATKEVLLVMPDLDQGLVDSYVTARLQSAINNLPAPPSPSSSGINPTGQNNMLTIVSESIMDDESRASVTVVIKKKSGDTQTTPTPFEVFKSQHATVNSTSLFTDAMSELLVKQYAEPELNN from the coding sequence ATGACGCCGCAAAAAGGTATGGCACTGGTTTTGGTACTGTGGATATTAAGTTTATTAACCATAATGGCAGGAAGTTTTGCTCTCAGTATGCGCAGGGAATCAGCGATTGTTGCGGGCATTAAAAATAATGCTCAAGCCAGCGCTGTTGCAGAGTCAGGGATTGCAATGGCCGAAATGATGTTACTAAATACTGACCCTGTTAAAGGCTGGCGGGCGGACGGCAGTATTTATGAAATAAGTACTGCGGATGCCACAATCCGGGTACGACTGTCATCTGAAGCAGGTAAAATAGACATTAATAAAGTGGATGAAAAATTATTAAATAACCTGATGATCAACGCTCCAATAGATGAAGAACAGCAAACCAAGATGGTCAGTGCCATTCTTGACTGGCGTGATGAAGATGATCTGGTGCATATAGATGGTGCCGAAAAACAGGAATATAAAGATGCCGGCTTAAACTATCAACCGGGAAACAAGCCTTTTCAGTCCATTGAAGAATTACAGCTGGTCTTGGGCATGAATAAATCTTTATTTTTATGGCTTGAGCCGTTAATCACTATTTATTCCGGTCAGCCACAAGTCAACCTGCAAGTTGCTACTAAAGAAGTTTTGTTGGTAATGCCAGATTTAGATCAAGGCTTGGTAGATTCCTATGTTACTGCCAGACTTCAAAGCGCGATAAATAACCTGCCTGCTCCTCCATCTCCATCAAGTTCAGGAATAAATCCTACCGGGCAAAACAATATGCTTACCATTGTTTCAGAATCAATTATGGATGATGAATCAAGAGCCTCGGTAACAGTGGTAATTAAAAAAAAATCCGGAGACACCCAAACGACCCCAACTCCGTTTGAGGTATTTAAATCGCAGCATGCAACGGTAAATAGCACATCATTATTTACCGATGCGATGAGTGAATTATTAGTGAAACAGTATGCTGAACCTGAACTCAACAATTAA
- a CDS encoding prepilin-type N-terminal cleavage/methylation domain-containing protein, translated as MIPIPLNKQQGFSLLEMLIAFSILAVSLTILLKIFSDGVNTAVVAEDYTAAVQIAESLMVTTGVETPLVAGQNSGLENEKYHWLIEISPFEFNPENVDNATQTAVLFKVKVIVNWGNGNANDRQIKLTTLKLINKTL; from the coding sequence ATGATACCGATACCATTAAATAAACAGCAAGGTTTTTCTTTACTGGAAATGCTGATTGCTTTTTCCATTCTCGCGGTTTCATTAACCATATTGTTAAAGATATTTTCTGACGGCGTTAATACTGCTGTCGTTGCAGAAGACTATACGGCAGCGGTTCAAATTGCTGAAAGCTTAATGGTTACAACAGGTGTCGAAACCCCCTTGGTGGCAGGCCAGAATTCAGGACTGGAAAATGAAAAATATCATTGGCTGATTGAAATCAGTCCGTTTGAATTTAATCCTGAGAATGTTGATAATGCAACGCAAACAGCAGTCCTTTTTAAAGTTAAAGTCATCGTAAACTGGGGTAATGGTAATGCCAACGACCGGCAGATTAAGTTAACCACTTTAAAATTAATCAATAAAACCTTATGA
- the gspM gene encoding type II secretion system protein GspM: protein MSKNEKATLFTPERQQRWIAVGLLITIVVITILVIVVPVFSKEMELHEAKNNLIFRLQQYERILAKKEAVIASVINIKQQQENQGYFNSQTTDALASAEMQEFIKKAIVDAGGQLSSTQALPANNKDKFNRITVRVRMTGNSEVLRAVLYKIETSTPLIIIDQIDIRPMRGIRNRITRQIESSNELNVNFQAVSFMRKQSNE from the coding sequence GTGAGTAAAAACGAAAAAGCCACTCTATTTACACCTGAACGTCAACAACGCTGGATTGCCGTAGGTTTATTAATCACCATAGTAGTGATTACTATATTAGTTATTGTTGTACCTGTATTTAGCAAGGAAATGGAGCTACATGAAGCTAAAAACAACCTTATTTTCAGACTGCAGCAATATGAGCGTATTTTAGCAAAAAAAGAGGCGGTTATTGCCAGTGTAATTAACATAAAACAGCAACAAGAAAATCAAGGTTATTTTAACAGCCAAACAACGGATGCTTTAGCGTCCGCCGAGATGCAGGAATTTATAAAAAAAGCAATTGTCGATGCAGGCGGGCAATTAAGCAGTACTCAGGCACTTCCCGCAAACAATAAAGACAAGTTTAATCGAATAACCGTCAGAGTAAGAATGACCGGTAATAGTGAAGTATTGCGGGCCGTACTTTACAAGATAGAAACCTCCACACCATTGATTATTATTGACCAAATAGATATAAGACCCATGCGTGGCATCAGAAACCGAATAACCCGCCAAATCGAGTCCAGTAACGAATTAAATGTTAATTTTCAAGCGGTTAGTTTTATGAGAAAACAATCCAATGAATAA
- the gspD gene encoding type II secretion system secretin GspD, whose amino-acid sequence MNNFNKITTASCFLVMGLSLASCELLGPKQVAKLPLNPVKKEQPGVVFHQLQNKPPASASAKLTSELYPGTDNFVSTTPQQNRKTSTTGTGSYSLNFDEADLGEVAKVILGDILGQNYVLSPKVAGKVTLQTTEPLTKEELLPTLEMVLRMNNAALVKDSKIYHIEPATEALFISDLNSRSGYQTRVIPVRNVAVQDIADIMKPLVHEKTILNVDGPRNILVASGTADEMARVMDLVSTFDIDVLKGRSFGLFTLAHVDPDTIIEELESVFYQKSKEGKSGESTFFQFIPIERLNAVLAVTHQAHYLNDIESWIFRLDKANTASGGGVNVYKVQHVDAEELSDTLNAIFTGEAKKTKSAKVAPGETASTMSNRDPTNTGSSSSSSGSSMSSNLGTFALNELDEKLTADNAPSDNLGAFALGGSNDKSSASGGGAGDIKVSNVGKVKIIADEPNNSIIIVATAQDYEIILPVINQLDVMPLQVLIDATVVQVKLTNKLEYGISWYLSQGNSQTLINSAVGLAGASAAAVATSGLSTFYNAGSVKALLRAEASLDNINVISSPSLMVLNNQKAKINVGDQVPISTGSTQVPIAGGSTGASIAQSNSIQYKDTGVTLDVTPRVNANGLVIMKLKQVVSSVVPVTDPTSTQASSPTINKKEIDSSVAVHDGETIVLGGLISDDVSDNKNGVPFLYNLPVIGSLFGGTKKSDVKTELVILITPRVVKSKQDSRMISNEFKRKLTGIYQEEVSQDPTTLGEPQKIFH is encoded by the coding sequence ATGAATAATTTTAACAAAATAACAACAGCATCCTGCTTTCTGGTTATGGGTTTATCGCTGGCCAGCTGTGAGTTATTAGGCCCTAAACAAGTCGCCAAACTACCGTTAAATCCGGTAAAAAAAGAGCAGCCGGGTGTCGTTTTTCACCAATTGCAAAACAAACCACCCGCTAGTGCATCAGCCAAATTAACCAGCGAACTGTATCCGGGGACAGATAATTTTGTATCCACCACTCCGCAACAAAACAGAAAAACCAGTACAACAGGCACAGGCTCTTACAGTCTAAATTTTGACGAAGCGGACCTTGGTGAAGTAGCAAAAGTTATTCTGGGCGATATACTTGGACAAAATTATGTATTAAGCCCGAAGGTTGCGGGCAAAGTCACCTTGCAAACCACTGAGCCCTTAACTAAAGAAGAATTGCTACCTACCCTGGAAATGGTTCTGCGGATGAATAATGCTGCCTTGGTTAAAGATAGCAAAATTTATCATATTGAACCGGCCACAGAAGCTTTATTTATTTCTGATCTAAATAGCCGTTCGGGCTATCAAACCCGGGTTATACCGGTAAGAAATGTAGCGGTTCAGGATATTGCCGATATCATGAAACCTCTGGTACATGAAAAAACCATATTGAATGTTGATGGCCCCCGCAATATTCTGGTGGCTTCCGGGACGGCCGATGAAATGGCCAGGGTAATGGATCTGGTCAGCACTTTTGATATTGATGTGTTAAAGGGGCGTTCATTTGGGTTATTCACCTTGGCCCATGTTGATCCTGACACCATCATTGAAGAACTGGAAAGTGTTTTTTATCAAAAAAGTAAAGAGGGTAAATCAGGAGAGTCGACCTTCTTTCAGTTTATACCGATAGAGCGCTTAAATGCCGTTTTAGCAGTTACTCATCAGGCACACTATCTCAATGATATTGAAAGCTGGATATTCAGGCTGGATAAAGCCAATACAGCGAGTGGCGGTGGTGTTAATGTCTATAAAGTCCAGCATGTCGATGCGGAAGAATTATCAGATACCTTAAATGCAATTTTCACTGGTGAGGCAAAAAAAACCAAATCTGCCAAGGTTGCGCCTGGGGAAACAGCCTCGACCATGTCTAATCGGGATCCGACCAATACAGGCAGTAGCTCCTCCAGTTCCGGTAGTTCGATGTCCAGCAATCTGGGAACCTTCGCCTTGAATGAGCTTGATGAAAAATTAACGGCAGATAATGCACCATCCGATAATTTAGGAGCCTTCGCCTTAGGCGGGTCTAATGATAAATCATCGGCAAGCGGTGGCGGGGCTGGAGATATTAAAGTATCCAACGTCGGCAAGGTAAAAATAATTGCTGATGAACCCAATAATTCAATCATTATTGTTGCTACTGCACAGGACTACGAAATCATATTGCCCGTTATTAACCAGTTAGATGTGATGCCATTGCAAGTCTTGATTGATGCGACAGTAGTACAGGTTAAATTGACCAATAAATTGGAATATGGCATTTCCTGGTATTTATCTCAGGGAAATAGCCAGACCCTCATCAACAGTGCAGTAGGACTGGCAGGGGCGTCTGCTGCGGCAGTTGCAACCAGTGGGCTTAGCACTTTTTATAATGCGGGCTCGGTGAAGGCGCTTTTAAGGGCAGAAGCCAGTTTAGATAATATCAATGTAATTTCTTCTCCCTCATTAATGGTGTTAAATAATCAGAAAGCAAAAATAAATGTGGGCGATCAAGTACCCATATCAACCGGCAGCACACAGGTTCCTATTGCTGGAGGTTCTACCGGTGCGAGTATTGCGCAATCCAATTCAATTCAGTATAAAGATACCGGTGTTACGCTGGATGTAACCCCCAGAGTCAATGCAAACGGCCTGGTTATTATGAAACTTAAACAAGTTGTTAGTAGTGTCGTGCCAGTTACCGATCCAACGTCCACTCAAGCCAGTTCACCCACCATCAATAAAAAAGAAATCGACAGTTCCGTGGCGGTTCATGATGGCGAAACGATAGTATTAGGTGGCTTAATTTCTGATGATGTTAGCGACAATAAAAACGGGGTGCCTTTTTTATATAACTTGCCGGTAATAGGCTCATTATTTGGCGGTACAAAAAAATCCGATGTCAAAACAGAGTTGGTTATCTTGATTACGCCAAGAGTAGTAAAAAGCAAGCAAGACTCCCGGATGATCTCTAATGAATTTAAACGTAAATTAACCGGGATTTATCAGGAAGAAGTATCGCAAGATCCGACAACCTTAGGTGAACCACAAAAAATCTTTCATTAA
- the ilvA gene encoding threonine ammonia-lyase, biosynthetic: MPPNYIEKILRAKVYDVAIETPLDFAPSLSERLVNRIFLKREDLQSVFSFKLRGAYNKISMLDEASRAKGVIAASAGNHAQGVALAAKKLAIKALIVMPTTTPEIKIKSVMAMGADIILFGDSYSETYTYALELSTQNGMVFIHPFDDPDIIAGQGTVAMEILRQHPGDLHAIFVPVGGGGLIAGIAVYVKFVRPDIKIIGVEPYDADCLNRALKANSRVIIDQVGLFADGVAVKQVGAEPFRLAQSFVDEVITVNTDEICAAIKDIFDDTRSIAEPAGALAIAGLKKYIEREQLTGQNLIAIDSGANINFDRLRYVAERAQVGEHREILLAVSIPEVPGSFLAFCKLLGGRSITEFNYRYFDASMARIFVGISSSGLESDRATVIGQLQQQGFQVTDMTANELAKEHSRYMVGGHAPPELNELVYSIQFSERPDALLKFLTQLGGRWNISLFHYRNHGAAFGKVLMGIQTSHAEQQAFQHCLDELDFTYSDETENPAYQLFFGGIK, encoded by the coding sequence ATGCCCCCAAACTACATAGAAAAAATCTTACGCGCCAAAGTTTACGATGTTGCCATAGAAACACCTCTGGATTTTGCCCCTTCACTGTCAGAGCGCCTAGTAAACCGCATTTTTTTAAAACGGGAAGATTTACAATCGGTATTTTCGTTTAAATTACGTGGTGCTTATAACAAAATATCCATGCTGGATGAGGCTTCCAGAGCTAAAGGTGTAATTGCCGCTTCTGCCGGAAATCATGCTCAAGGCGTGGCATTGGCTGCAAAAAAACTGGCGATTAAAGCCCTGATCGTAATGCCGACCACAACGCCGGAAATCAAGATAAAATCTGTTATGGCAATGGGTGCCGACATCATTTTATTCGGTGATTCGTACAGCGAAACCTATACCTATGCACTGGAATTGTCGACACAAAACGGGATGGTGTTTATTCATCCCTTTGATGATCCGGATATTATTGCCGGGCAAGGTACCGTTGCAATGGAAATACTAAGGCAACATCCCGGTGATTTACACGCTATTTTTGTACCGGTTGGTGGGGGTGGATTAATCGCCGGTATTGCCGTCTATGTAAAGTTTGTACGTCCCGATATAAAAATCATTGGTGTTGAGCCGTATGATGCCGATTGTCTCAATCGTGCCTTAAAAGCCAACAGCCGCGTCATTATTGATCAGGTTGGCTTATTTGCCGATGGCGTCGCCGTTAAACAAGTGGGTGCAGAACCTTTTCGACTGGCGCAAAGCTTTGTTGATGAAGTCATTACCGTTAATACCGATGAAATATGTGCCGCCATTAAAGATATTTTTGATGACACCCGTTCGATAGCAGAACCTGCCGGTGCGCTGGCTATCGCAGGCTTAAAGAAATATATTGAGCGCGAACAACTAACCGGACAAAACTTGATTGCTATCGACAGTGGCGCCAATATCAACTTTGACCGTTTACGCTATGTAGCCGAACGAGCGCAAGTCGGCGAACACCGGGAAATTTTGCTGGCAGTCAGTATTCCTGAAGTTCCGGGCAGTTTCTTGGCATTTTGTAAATTATTAGGTGGTCGCAGTATTACCGAATTCAATTACCGCTATTTTGACGCTAGCATGGCGCGGATTTTTGTCGGCATTTCCAGCAGTGGCCTTGAATCAGATCGTGCGACCGTCATCGGGCAATTACAGCAACAAGGCTTTCAAGTCACCGACATGACGGCCAATGAACTGGCCAAGGAACATAGCCGTTATATGGTAGGTGGACACGCCCCCCCTGAACTTAACGAACTGGTCTATAGCATCCAGTTTTCTGAACGACCTGATGCTTTATTAAAATTTTTAACCCAGCTTGGTGGACGCTGGAATATCAGTTTGTTCCATTATCGCAATCATGGCGCGGCTTTTGGCAAAGTGTTAATGGGTATACAAACAAGCCATGCAGAACAACAAGCCTTTCAACATTGCCTTGATGAACTGGATTTCACCTACAGCGATGAAACAGAAAACCCGGCTTATCAATTATTTTTCGGCGGCATAAAGTAA
- the rpiA gene encoding ribose-5-phosphate isomerase RpiA, translating into MTQDELKQKVAQAALHYIKDVAIIGVGTGSTVKHFIDFLADFRADIEGAVSSSEVSTAQLKKVGIPVFDLNAVGTLDVYIDGADEVSPHKHLIKGGGGALTREKIIAAASKQFICIVDETKCVDVLGAFSLPVEVIPMARSYVARELVKLGGQPVWRENFITDNHNVILDVHNLTILDPIKLEQIINNITGVVTNGLFALRPADVVLIGKGNEVITQ; encoded by the coding sequence ATGACCCAAGACGAATTAAAACAAAAAGTGGCTCAAGCTGCTTTGCATTACATTAAAGATGTTGCCATTATCGGTGTAGGTACAGGCTCTACAGTAAAACATTTCATCGATTTTTTGGCCGATTTTAGAGCCGATATTGAGGGTGCCGTCTCCAGTTCTGAAGTCAGTACTGCACAATTAAAAAAAGTCGGTATTCCGGTATTTGACTTGAATGCAGTCGGTACGCTGGATGTTTATATTGATGGCGCTGATGAAGTGAGTCCTCACAAGCATTTGATTAAAGGTGGCGGTGGCGCTTTAACCCGTGAAAAAATTATTGCCGCAGCCAGCAAGCAGTTTATTTGTATTGTCGACGAAACTAAATGCGTTGATGTGTTGGGTGCATTTTCCTTACCGGTTGAAGTGATTCCCATGGCAAGAAGTTATGTTGCCAGAGAGTTGGTTAAATTGGGTGGCCAACCCGTATGGCGGGAAAATTTTATTACCGACAACCACAACGTTATTCTTGATGTTCATAATCTGACTATTTTAGATCCAATCAAGCTGGAACAGATCATCAACAATATTACCGGCGTTGTTACCAACGGTCTTTTTGCGCTGCGCCCTGCTGATGTCGTGTTAATCGGCAAAGGCAATGAAGTTATTACGCAGTAA